In one Drosophila albomicans strain 15112-1751.03 chromosome X, ASM965048v2, whole genome shotgun sequence genomic region, the following are encoded:
- the LOC117575314 gene encoding serine/threonine-protein phosphatase alpha-3 isoform → MAEVLNLDSIIARLLEVRTARPGKNVQLNESEIRGLCLKSREIFLAQPILLELEAPLKICGDIHGQYYDLLRLFEYGGYPPESNYLFLGDYVDRGKQSLETICLLLAYKIKYSENFFLLRGNHECASINRIYGFYDECKRRYSIKLWKTFTDCFNCLPVVAIVDEKIFCCHGGLSPDLTSMEQIKRIMRPTDVPDQGLLCDLLWSDPDKDTIGWGENDRGVSFTFGAEVVGKFLQKHDLDLICRAHQVVEDGYEFFAKRQLVTLFSAPNYCGEFDNAGAMMSVDETLMCSFQILKPVEKRKK, encoded by the coding sequence ATGGCCGAGGTGCTCAACCTGGACAGCATTATTGCCCGTCTGCTCGAGGTGCGCACCGCCCGACCGGGCAAGAATGTCCAGCTGAACGAGTCGGAGATACGCGGACTTTGCCTCAAGTCCCGTGAGATATTTCTGGCCCAGCCAATACTCCTTGAGTTGGAGGCACCGCTCAAGATTTGCGGCGACATCCATGGCCAGTACTATGATCTGTTGCGGCTCTTTGAATACGGCGGCTATCCGCCGGAATCGAATTATCTCTTCCTGGGCGACTATGTGGACCGTGGCAAGCAATCGCTGGAGACCATCTGTCTGCTGCTCGCTTATAAGATCAAGTATTCGGAGAACTTCTTTTTGCTGCGCGGCAATCACGAGTGCGCCAGCATCAATCGCATCTATGGCTTCTATGACGAGTGCAAGCGTCGGTATAGCATCAAGCTCTGGAAGACGTTCACCGACTGCTTCAACTGTCTGCCCGTTGTTGCCATTGTGGACGAGAAGATCTTCTGCTGCCACGGCGGCCTGAGTCCCGATCTCACCTCGATGGAGCAGATCAAACGGATTATGCGTCCCACCGATGTGCCCGATCAGGGCTTGCTCTGTGATTTGCTGTGGTCCGATCCCGACAAGGACACCATCGGTTGGGGCGAGAATGATCGCGGCGTTAGCTTCACCTTTGGCGCCGAGGTGGTGGGGAAATTTCTGCAGAAGCACGATCTGGATCTGATTTGTCGTGCCCATCAGGTGGTCGAGGATGGTTATGAGTTCTTTGCCAAACGCCAGCTGGTCACACTGTTCTCGGCGCCCAACTATTGCGGCGAGTTCGACAATGCCGGCGCCATGATGTCCGTCGATGAGACCTTGATGTGCTCATTCCAGATCCTGAAGCCCGTTGAGAAGCGCAAGAAGTAA
- the LOC117566365 gene encoding p21-activated protein kinase-interacting protein 1-like, whose translation MLPDIEIIVGTYTDFLLGYQPAEKQDDSGEQKVYLKPTFADKSHAGSLKCVAGQGQWIASGGSDDRIFIYDMRTRKQAHIVTAHAGTINALEFTPDLTHLLSGSANGLMLATRVGSWTTEGNWSKAHAGKAVTHIACHPSSGLALSLGADQVLNTWNLVKGRVAYRTNLKSKRTLGSSPECLSWSTDGQHFTLSGPLLVEIWSIEKASVVRSTKTPSKPICVAWLDEENVLVGLENGSIAWIALNAEQDAAPKIIVAHDTRVKAMAHLNETLVSISSAGEIKMWSTEIEEQQLSLIASVNIECRPTCLALLDLKQFGKKVAAVKPLQQAKQVSEEVDEEQDEEEEEDEDIALMKPRSFVSIEYDQDAKAKPKSKTKPESESSNSSSEDSDDGGAKQKKKAATPKGKANNSKNKNKPDYQQSSSESENESDSDDIDFGSSSEEEQRRPKKAPNKRQSNTNHKQRAKQTKKK comes from the exons atgctGCCCGACATCGAAATTATTGTGGGCACGTACACAGATTTTCTGCTCGGCTATCAGCCCGCCGAAAAGCAGGACGACAGTGGTGAGCAAAAAGTGTATCTGAAGCCGACATTTGCCGACAAATCGCACGCCGGCTCCCTCAAATGCGTCGCTGGCCAGGGACAGTGGATAGCAAGCGGAGGCAGCGATGATCGCATCTTTATCTATGATATGCGCACACGGAAGCAAGCACACATTGTCACCGCTCACGCGGGCACCATCAACGCCCTGGAATTCACACCGGACCTGACACATCTGCTTTCGGGCAGCGCCAATGGCCTCATGCTGGCGACACGCGTGGGAAGCTGGACAACGGAGGGGAATTGGAGCAAGGCGCACGCTGGCAAGGCGGTCACACATATTGCCTGCCATCCCAGCAGCGGCTTGGCGCTCTCACTGGGCGCCGATCAAGTGCTAAACACGTGGAATCTGGTCAAGGGACGTGTGGCCTATAGAACCAATCTGAAGAGCAAGCGCACGCTGGGCAGCTCACCCGAATGCCTCTCGTGGTCCACAGATGGCCAACACTTTACACTTAGTGGGCCGCTGCTCGTGGAGATCTGGAGCATTGAAAAGGCGAGCGTGGTGCGCAGCACAAAGACGCCATCGAAGCCAATTTGTGTGGCCTGGCTGGATGAGGAGAACGTCCTGGTGGGGTTGGAGAATGGCAGTATAGCCTGGATAGCATTGAATGCAGAGCAAGACGCAGCT CCGAAAATAATTGTGGCCCATGACACACGAGTCAAGGCGATGGCTCATTTGAATGAGACGCTGGTGAGCATCTCGAGTGCGGGCGAAATCAAGATGTGGAGCACTGAGAttgaagagcagcagctgagctTAATTGCTAGCGTAAATATCGAGTGTCGTCCCACCTGCTTAGCTCTGCTTGATCTCAAGCAGTTTGGCAAAAAGGTCGCAGCTGTAAAGCCACTGCAGCAAGCTAAGCAAGTCTCCGAGGAGGTTGATGAGGAGCAGGacgaagaagaggaggaggatgaggatATTGCTTTAATGAAGCCGCGCAGCTTTGTGTCCATTGAGTACGATCAGGATGCCAAAGCAAAGCCCAAGTCCAAAACCAAGCCCGAGAGTGAATcatccaacagcagcagcgaagaTAGCGACGATGGTGGCGCCAAGCAGAAAAAGAAGGCAGCGACACCAAAGGgcaaagccaacaacagcaaaaacaaaaataagccAGACTACCAACAGTCCTCCAGCGAGAGTGAGAATGAAAGTGACAGCGATGACATCGattttggcagcagcagcgaggaGGAGCAACGACGCCCCAAGAAAGCGCCCAACAAACGACAGTCGAACACCAATCACAAGCAGCGCgctaagcaaacaaaaaagaaataa
- the LOC117566358 gene encoding LOW QUALITY PROTEIN: probable ATP-dependent RNA helicase DDX46 (The sequence of the model RefSeq protein was modified relative to this genomic sequence to represent the inferred CDS: inserted 3 bases in 2 codons): MSKSSGRDRDRERERDRDRERERERERDKHYESRSARGDYDNGGGGGSKLTSSSSSSRNGASIGSSSSRSMRDERKRKEPSKDNDRALGSSRREEKRRKRSRSKDYDKEKRQTDRERDKEKDRERERERERERERDKDRDRERERQRERDKERERERERERDKERDRERQREIETRRQLPAQPVVIPVGSSSSSSDDEEEEIDKEEQQRRLEQEMIKRRERIERWRAERKQREQEAGKKDTKVSVAVAVTKSAKKWSLEDESEEDDSNPAPIIDLDAGKKEEPDSPPSKFHSIRKRFDDDMVESKFSPLKRPTFTKVLGMVLTSPATTATVTATATKTVAAVKSEPEPKEESPDPVKQTIEVEAEPAAEVNAVAEQDNESTATAMETEEETAAAAEAEDDDVDPLDAYMQEVNKEMRRVNNFVNPAKSQGVVILTGVAKKKSTAVKKGELIEQNMDSLEYSSEDELEDIRDTAVNLAMKHRKELAKIDHSSVRYAPFRKNFYVEVPELARMTSADVEKYRTELEGVQVKGKGCPKPIKTWAQCGVSKKEMDVLRKVGFEKPTPIQCQAIPAIMSGRDLIGIAKTGSGKTLAFILPMFRHILDQPTLEDGDGAIAIIMAPTRELCMQIGKDIRKFSRSLGLRPVCVYGGTGISEQIAELKRGAEIIVCTPGRMIDMLAANSGRVTNLRRVTYVVLDEADRMFDMGFEPQVMRIIDNVRPDRQTVMFSATFPRQMEALARRILKKPVEVIVGGRSVVCKDVEQNVVILNDEAKFFKLLELLGIYQETGSIIVFVDKQENADILLRDLMKASYPCMSLHGGIDQFDRDSTIIDFKSGKVRLLIATSVAARGLDVKDLILVVNYDVPNHYEDYVHRCGRTGRAGNKGSAFTFITPEQSRYAGDVIRALDLSGTPVPAELQTLWTDYKTAQEAEGKTVHTGGGFSGKGFKFDEQEFNAVKESKKLQKAALGLADSDDEEDIEQDIDQQIEQIFAAKRTVKDTSLSGNNALAAVNAVANAMNATTPASLALXSAAATTAATATAATTAAATAATTAAATAAXVAATGMGSDKLELAKRLASKISSSRNLDTKVTQAANESIMKGQPGATAAQPMLTARTVVEQLAAKLNNKLNYQPKEDEESLAALMGSNSNSFTKYEEELEINDFPQQARWKVTSKEALAQISEYSEAGLTVRGTYVPQGKNPPEGERKLYLAIESCSELAVQKAKREITRLIKEELLKLSSAHHVFNKGRYKVV; the protein is encoded by the exons ATGTCCAAAAGTTCTGG GCGTGACCGTGatcgagagcgagagcgcgaCAGGGACAGAGAAAGGGAGCGGGAACGAGAGCGCGACAAGCATTACGAGAGTCGCAGCGCACGCGGAGATTATGACAAtggcggaggaggaggcagcAAGTTaacgtcatcgtcgtcatcgtcgagAAACGGCGCCagcattggcagcagcagctctcgCAGCATGCGTGACGAGCGCAAACGGAAGGAACCGTCCAAAGACAATGATCGAGCCTTGGGCTCCTCGAGGCGCGAAGAGAAGCGTCGCAAGCGTTCCAGATCCAAGGACTACGACAAAGAAAA GCGTCAAACGGATCGGGAACGCGACAAGGAGAAGGATCGTGAGCGGGAAAGGGAGCGAGAGCGCGAGCGGGAACGGGACAAGGACAGGGACAGGGAGCGCGAACGACAGCGGGAGCGTGATAAGGAGCGTGAACGGGAACGAGAGCGCGAACGGGACAAGGAACGAGACAGGGAGCGCCAGCGGGAGATAGAGACTCGACGTCAGCTACCCGCACAACCAGTTGTCATCCCAGTGGGCTCATCGAGCAGCTCCTCTGACGACGAGGAAGAGGAAATCGACAAAGAGGAGCAGCAACGTCGTCTTGAACAGGAGATGATCAAACGTCGCGAGCGTATCGAGCGTTGGCGAGCTGAGCGAAAGCAGCGTGAACAGGAGGCTGGCAAGAAGGATACCAAGGTGTCGGTGGCCGTAGCAGTGACGAAATCCGCCAAGAAATGGAGTTTGGAGGACGAGTCCGAGGAGGATGACAGTAATCCTGCTCCAATTATCGACTTAGACGCTGGAAAAAAGGAGGAGCCCGATTCACCGCCCTCCAAATTCCACAGCATACGTAAACGTTTCGATGACGACATGGTTGAATCGAAGTTCTCGCCCCTCAAGCGTCCCACTTTCACCAAAGTGCTGGGCATGGTTTTAACGTCAcctgcaacaacagccacggttacagccacagcaacaaaaacagtgGCAGCTGTGAAGTCGGAGCCAGAACCCAAAGAGGAGTCGCCTGACCCCGTCAAGCAAACAATAGAGGTGGAAGCTGAGCCAGCTGCTGAGGTAAACGCAGTCGCTGAACAGGATAATGAatcgacggcgacagcgatgGAAACAGAGGAAGAAACAGCGGCAGCTGCGGAGGCTGAGGATGATGATGTCGATCCATTGGATGCATATATGCAAGAGGTCAACAAGGAGATGCGTCGCGTCAATAACTTTGTAAATCCAGCCAAATCACAAGGCGTTGTCATCTTGACGGGAGTGGCCAAGAAGAAGTCGACGGCCGTGAAGAAGGGCGAACTGATTGAACAGAATATGGATAGTCTGGAGTACTCCAGTGAGGATGAGCTGGAGGATATTCGCGACACGGCCGTCAATCTGGCCATGAAGCATCGCAAAGAGCTCGCCAAAATCGATCATTCCTCAGTGCGTTACGCTCCGTTTCGCAAGAATTTCTATGTGGAAGTGCCGGAGTTGGCGCGTATGACAAGTGCCGATGTGGAAAAATATCGCACCGAACTGGAGGGAGTCCAGGTTAAGGGCAAGGGCTGCCCCAAGCCCATCAAG ACGTGGGCGCAGTGCGGCGTCAGCAAGAAGGAGATGGACGTGCTGCGCAAAGTGGGCTTCGAGAAGCCAACGCCGATACAGTGTCAGGCGATACCGGCGATCATGTCTGGGCGCGATCTGATAGGTATTGCTAAAACTGGCAGTGGCAAGACGTTGGCATTCATTTTACCAATGTTTAGGCACATTCTGGATCAGCCGACGCTGGAGGATGGCGATGGCGCCATCGCCATCATAATGGCGCCTACGCGCGAgctttgcatgcaaattggCAAGGACATACGCAAGTTCAGTCGCTCCCTGGGACTGCGTCCGGTGTGCGTCTATGGCGGCACTGGCATCTCCGAACAGATTGCCGAGCTCAAGCGTGGCGCTGAGATAATTGTCTGCACACCGGGGCGTATGATCGATATGCTGGCTGCCAATTCGGGACGTGTGACGAATCTGCGACGTGTCACCTACGTGGTGCTCGACGAGGCCGATCGCATGTTTGACATGGGCTTCGAGCCGCAGGTGATGCGCATCATTGACAACGTGCGTCCCGATCGACAGACGGTCATGTTCAGTGCCACATTTCCACGTCAAATGGAGGCGCTGGCGCGTCGCATACTTAAGAAGCCCGTCGAGGTGATTGTCGGCGGCCGGTCGGTGGTGTGCAAGGATGTCGAACAGAATGTTGTCATACTGAACGACGAGGCGAAGTTCTTCAAGCTGCTCGAGCTGCTGGGCATCTACCAGGAGACGGGCAGCATCATTGTATTCGTGGACAAGCAGGAGAACGCCGACATACTGCTGCGTGACCTCATGAAGGCATCGTATCCGTGCATGAGTCTGCACGGTGGCATCGATCAGTTTGATCGCGACTCGACCATCATTGACTTCAAGTCGGGCAAAGTGCGTCTGCTGATTGCCACTTCGGTGGCGGCGCGTGGCCTCGATGTCAAGGATCTCATACTGGTTGTCAACTACGATGTGCCCAACCATTACGAGGACTATGTGCACAG ATGCGGACGCACTGGACGTGCTGGCAACAAGGGTAGCGCCTTCACCTTCATTACACCCGAGCAGTCGCGCTATGCCGGTGACGTGATACGCGCCCTCGACTTGTCCGGCACACCGGTGCCCGCCGAGCTGCAGACTCTGTGGACCGACTACAAGACCGCGCAGGAGGCTGAGGGCAAAACGGTGCACACGGGCGGCGGCTTCAGTGGCAAGGGATTCAAGTTCGATGAGCAGGAGTTCAATGCTGTGAAGGAGAGCAAAAAACTGCAGAAGGCCGCATTGGGTCTGGCCGACTCCGATGATGAGGAGGACATCGAGCAGGACATTGATCAGCAGATCGAGCAAATCTTTGCCGCCAAGCGCACCGTCAAGGACACTTCGCTGAGTGGCAACAACGCCTTGGCTGCCGTTAATGCTGTTGCCAATGCCATGAATGCGACGACGCCCGCATCGCTGGCGT gctcagcagcagcaacaacagcagcaacagcaacagcagcaacaacagctgcagcaacagcagcaacaacagcagcagcaacagcagc ggttGCTGCCACTGGCATGGGCTCGGACAAACTGGAACTGGCCAAGCGTTTGGCCTCCAAGATTAGCAGCAGTCGCAATCTGGACACAAAGGTCACCCAGGCAGCCAACGAGTCAATTATGAAGGGTCAACCGGGTGCGACGGCTGCACAGCCGATGCTCACGGCACGCACAGTGGTCGAGCAGCTGGCGGCGAAGCTGAACAACAAGCTCAACTATCAGCCGAAGGAGGATGAGGAGAGTCTCGCCGCGTTGatgggcagcaacagcaattcgTTTACCAAATACGAGGAGGAGCTAGAGATAAACGATTTCCCACAGCAGGCACGCTGGAAGGTCACCTCCAAGGAGGCGCTCGCCCAAATCTCCGAGTACTCCGAAGCTGGCCTCACGGTGCGCGGCACCTATGTGCCTCAGGGCAAGAATCCGCCCGAGGGCGAGCGTAAACTGTATCTGGCCATCGAGAGTTGCAGTGAATTGGCTGTGCAGAAGGCCAAGCGTGAGATAACCCGTCTCATTAAGGAAGAGCTGCTGAAGCTCAGTTCGGCACATCACGTCTTTAACAAGGGGCGCTACAAGGTGGTTTAA